The genomic stretch GTTTTTCCTGCTCCGTTTGGCCCTAGAAGTCCGAAGATACTTCCTTTAGGTACGTCAATGGAAACTTTATTTAATGCGGTATACTCACCATATTTTTTTACGACGTCTTTCGCCTGAAGAATTGAACTCATGAAAAGTTTTTTATATATGTAACCATATTAGATGGTTTGTTACAGTATGTATTTTACTATAAAACAAAACCCACCCTTAATATAATCAAGGATGGGAAAAAATTGCTATGAAAAAGAAAATTACCGATCTGTTACGATCAGTAACTTCTCAAAGATAGTTTTTTTTTCGTAATACCAAAAGAATTACGAAAACATGTCTTTGACTTTTTCAAAAAATGACTTATCGCTCTTTTCAGGATTTGGGATAAAATTCTCATCATCCGCCATCTTTTCAAAGAAGCTTTTTTGCTCACTTGTCAATGTTTTAGGCGTCCAAACGTTGATATGCACTAACAAATCTCCTTTTCCGTATCCGTTAATACTTGGAATTCCTTTTCCGCGTAAGCGTAATATTTTTCCAGATTGCACTCCCGATTCTACTTTGATTCTAACTTTTCCAGTTACAGTATCAATTTCTTTAGAGCTTCCTAAAGCTGCTTCAGAGAAACTAATGTATAAATCGTAATGAAGATTGTCACCTTCACGTTTTAAGAACTCATGGTCTTTTTCTTCAATAGCAACTAATAAATCTCCCGAAACTCCATGTTGTCCTGGTGCTTCGTTTCCTTTACCTGTCACTTTTAATTGCATGCCTTCTACAACACCTGGTGGAATTTTAATGAGTACTGTTTCTTCTGTAACTTTTAATCCTTGTCCATCTGCTCCAGCTGGTCTTTTATTGATGGTTTGTCCAGCGCCACCACATGAACTACATGTTGTAGACGTTTGCATTCTACCCAAAATTGTATTCGTAATTCTTGTCATCTGACCAGAACCTTGACACGTTTCGCAGGTTTTGTAGCTTACGCCTTCCGCTTGTACTTTTCTACGAACTTTTACTTTTTTCTCAACGCCATTTGCAATTTCTTCTAACGTAAGTTTTACACGAATTCTTAAATTGCTTCCTTTTACACGTCGTTGTCTTGAACCGCCGCTGCCGCCAAATCCACTGAATCCGCCACCGCCGCCGAAACCGCCGCCAAAAATATCACCAAACTGACTAAAGATATCGTCCATATTCATGCCGCCGCCAAATCCGCCGCCGCCACTAAAGCCGCCGCCGTTTTCAAAAGCTGCGTGACCATATTGATCGTAACGTGCTTTTTTGTTTTCGTCGCTCAACACTTCATACGCTTCTGCTGCTTTTTTAAACATTTCTTCCGCGCCTTTATCATCTGGATTTTTATCAGGATGATATTGAATTGCTTTTTTGCGGTATGCTTTTTTTATTTCTGCTGCCGAAGCACCTTTCGTAATACCTAATGTTTCGTAATAATCTTGTTTCATTTGTATGCTACTTATTTCAAAAAGATCGTATTGTTGTTTTGAACAACCGTGTACTGCTTTTTATTTATTGTCCAACAACTACTTTAGGGTATCGGATGATTTTATCTCCTAGCGTATATCCTTTTTCAAGTACATCAATAATTTTGCCTTTCATATCATCTGATAGCGCAGGAATTTGCGTTACCGCTTCGTGATCTTCTGCATCAAATGTATCGCCAGCTTTTACTTCAACTTCTCCTAAGCCTTTGCTTTTTAAAGTTTCTTTTAGCTTATTGCTAATCAGTAATACTCCTTTTTTGAGTTCTTCTTCATCTGTTTTAGAAATTTCTACCAAAGCTCTATCTAAATCATCTAAGACTGGCAACATGGCAACTAAAATGTCTTTCCCTGCTGTTCTAAATAACTCTATACGTTCTTTGCTTGTTCTCTTTTTATAGTTTTCAAACTCAGCAAATAGACGTAAAAATTTGTCTTTTTCTTTTGATAGTTCTTCTTGTAGTTTTGCTTCCGCAGAAACGACTTCTGCTGTATTTTCGCTTGTTTCAGCCGTAGCTGTTGCTTCATTTGCAACTTCTGGCTGTTCTTGTTCTACTTTAGTATCGTTTTTTTTGCTCATGATATATGTCCAAAAAATTTTTATTATTTTGTTTTTAGTTTGCAAAAGTACTGCCATTTATGGAAAAATGTCAAAATGTCATCAAAAATATTTTTTAACATTTCACAGCTAAAATTTCTTCACTTTCAGTAATTTTGTTATTCAATTTTTTTAAAATTAAAAACAATACCTATGAGAATAAAATTTTTAAGCATTTTTGCTTTAACTACACTGACACTATTTGCCGTTTCATGTAGCGGAGAAAAGAAAAACGAAACTGACGCTGAAACTGCAAAAACTGAGAAAACGATTAGCGAAGAAGCTGTAAAGTACAAAGTTGATACTGCGAATACGACAGTTACTTGGAAAGGTTCAAAAGCTATCGGCGGAAGCCATAACGGAACAATGAATGTTACTTCGGGAGCGTTTGCTGTAAAAGACGGAAAATTAGAAAGCGGAAACTTTATTATTGATGTTGCTTCTTTGAAAGTAGTAGATATTCCTGCGGAAGATGAAGGAAACGCTAAATTAAAAGGTCATTTATTAAGTAAAGACTTTTTTGATGCAGAAAAACATGGAAGTGCTGCTTTTTCTATTACAGCTGTAAAAGAAGAAAATGGAAAAACAATGATTGAAGGAAACTTAACATTGAAAGATGTGAAGAAAAATATTTCTTTTCCTGCAACAGTTACCGTAAATGGTAATAAAGCAATGATTGTAAGCGAAGTTTTTACAATTGACAGAACTGATTTTGGAATGCAATACGGTTCTTCATCACTTGCGGATACTATTAAAGATAAAGCAATTAGTGATGACGTTGAGTTATCTGTAAAACTTGTTGCTACAAAGCAGTAATTTTTATGAACATATAATGTTTGAGATAAACCGACTTCGTGTCGGTTTATTTTTTTTGTGAAGTTTTGGTAATTGTAAGTAGAATGGTTTTGATTCGATCAAGAATAATCAGCTCAAAGTATTTACATTCAGAGTATTATTTTCATGAATTATGTGAAGCTGAATCAAGTTCAGCTTGACGAAAGTTATAGCTTTCAGACAGTTTTACTTTTCAAATACATCTTCCAATGCTGGCGTTAATTCCTTGAATTTGAATTCGAAACCTGTTTTTTCTATTTTTTCTGAGCTTACTTTTTGACTTGAGAATAGCAATGTGCTCATTTCGCCCAAAATCAATTTCATCATAAATTTAGGAATGTTTGGCAAAAAGAATGGTTTTTTTAATACAGAAGCAATTTCTTTTGTCAGTAATTTATTTGTCGTCGGATTTGGTGCAACTCCATTATATGTTCCTATAATTTTGTTTGTAAGTGCGTGAAGATACATGCGCGCAATGTCATCAATATGAATCCACGATTGCCATTGTTTTCCAGAACCTATTGCCGCTCCAACTCCATATTTTACAGGTTTAGACATTTCTACTAATGCGCCGCCGTTTGCAGAAAATACCAATCCAGTTCTTAGAATGGTGACCGAAATTTCTAACGATTTGAATTGATTTGCGTGTAATTCCCATTGTTTTACGACAGTTCCTAAGAAGTCGGTTGCTTCTTTTTCAGTTTCTTCTGTATAATATTCAGTTAGTGAACTTGGATAAATTGCGATTCCAGAAGCAGAAATAAAGTGTTTTACTGTATGATTTTCCATGTTGCGAATCGCTTTGAATAATACGTTTGCCGTATCTATGCGACTGTTCATGATTTCTTCTTTGTATGCTTCTGTCCAAGATTTGGCAATGTTTGCACCAGAAAGGTTTATAATTGCTTCAACACCTTCAAAACATGCTGTGTCAATTTCGCCTTGAGCGGGATTCCAATAGAAACCCTTTTTATTTTCAGCGTGTTCTATTTTACTTTTACGCGTTGTCAGGTAATGAATTTGATGATTTTCCTGAATACATAATTTGGTTAAAGCAGAACCAATTAATCCAGTTGCGCCGCAGATAAGTATTTTCATGGGAGTTTTTTCTTTTTCAATGTAAAAATACGTTAAAAAGAATAAATTAGAAAAGTAATATTCCTTTACATCGTTTGGCAATAATTAATTTTTTGTAGCACGAAGCATTTCTCGTTTTCCTGGTGGGCCTGGCAATCGTTCTACTGCGAAACCAACTTCTTGCATAGCTCTTCGCACACTTCCTTTGGCTGCATACGTTACTAAAATACTTTTGTTTTGTAATGCATCATACATTTTTTGAAAGATGGAAACTGTCCATAATTCTGGTTGTACGCGCGCGCCAAATGCATCAAAATAGATGAGATTGAATTTCGCTTGATCTGTAATTTCATGAAAGAGTTGCTGGCGTTTGGTCAATTTGAAGTTTTCAGAAAGTATGATTTCTTGTTCCCAATCGCACACATGCATTTTATCAAAAATAACCACTTCATTTTCAGCTTTTAATTCACTGACATAGTTGAGTTGCGCAATTTCTTCTGACGAAATAGGATACGCCTCTACGCCATGATAGTTACAGTTGAAGTTGTGCTTTTTCGTTTCTAAATACGTCATAAAAGCATTCAATCCTGTACCAAATCCTATTTCGAGAATATGAATTTGGTCAGGATTGTATGTATTTTGCAAATGCTGTAAGCCCGTTTTTATGTAAACATGTGCAGCTTCTTGTATGGCACCATGTGTAGAATGGTAGTGTTCGTCCCATTCTTCCAGATGAATTGTGGTAGATCCATCTTCCGTGGTGATTATGTTTCGTTTCAACTGTATACTATTTCTACATTAAAATAACGCGAGTTCATCATAAGTCTACTCAAATAAAATTTTTAATACATTTTCAAAATAAGTGCTAAGCATCTAATTTTCATATTTTTATTTTCGTTTTCTTTGTTCGCACAAAGAATACTGAATCAAGTTCAGCACAGGCGTCAACAAAAGAAAGTGCGCTTTTCCAGAGGTATTTTTAGTTTTTCCTTCAGGGAAAAGACAAAACATACTCCTAACTTTTATATCGAACTGACGTTAAAATAGTATTATTTTTTCAGTAAAACACCATCCGCAATAAACGAAAGTGTCTTTTTCGATTCTGTTATTTTAGCAATTTCTTCTTCAGAATTTCCTGCATCTTCCGCGTAATGCTTCAATTCGTCCACAGATGTTTCTTGTACAAATGCTTTTCCATCAACAATAACTTCACCTGTCGCGTCAAGCGGCATAAAAAATCCGTAGTCTTTAAATTTTACCATAACTTCTTTTTCATCGCCTGCATCTAAACGCATCCAACATCCTTTGCTAGCACAAACAGAGTTAATGTTTGCCATAAATTTTACAGCTAGCGTATCTCCAACTTTTAGATTGTCATATTTTTTACTGATTTCTGCGATTGATAATGCTTTGTCAGCTTCAATTTTTTCTCCAAAAGATGCATATGCCATTTCAGTAGCGTTTACTTCTTTCGTTTCTTGCGCAGTTTTTTCGTTGTTTTTTGCGTCTTCACATCCTATAAATGCTATTAAGGCAACTCCTAAAATTAATATTTTCTTCATTTCTGTTTGATATTTCTTATGATTACGACTATTTTGTTACGAATACTTGGTTTTAAAAACCATAATTTGTTCAGAACTAAGATTTTTTTAAAGTTAATTATTACGTAACTTTGCACAAAATTAAGAATTTATATGATGAGTGACCATTCTATTGATATAAAAATTTCCAAAGCTTCGAAAAGCAAGATTGAAAGTGTAGATTTTAACAATTTAGATTTTGGGAAAGTTTTCACGGATCACATGTTTGTATGTGATTATAAAAATGGAGCTTGGCAGACGCCAGAAATTACGCCTTATCAGCCACTTACAATTGCACCTTCTGCACGTGTGTTTCATTATGGACAAGCTGTTTTTGAAGGAATGAAAGCTTTTAAGGATGAGCAAGATCAGATTTGGATGTTTCGTCCAGAAGATAATCATGATCGTATTAATAAGTCATCAGTTCGTATGGCGATTCCTGAGTTTCCAAAAGATGTTTTCTTTGAAGGATTGACACAGTTATTGCATTTGGAGAAAGATTGGATTCAAAAAGGAAAAGGAAATTCATTATATATTAGACCTTTTGTGATTGCAACAGAGGAAGCGATTTCTGCTTCTCCTGCAAACACCTATAAGTTTATGATTATTTGTTCGCCAGCGCAATCGTATTACGCAGGTGAAGTACGTGTATTGTTTGCAGAAGAATTTAGTAGAGCTGCCGATGGCGGTGTTGGTTTTGCAAAAGCTGCTGGAAATTATGGTGCACAATTTTACCCAACAAGT from Kordia antarctica encodes the following:
- the dnaJ gene encoding molecular chaperone DnaJ; this encodes MKQDYYETLGITKGASAAEIKKAYRKKAIQYHPDKNPDDKGAEEMFKKAAEAYEVLSDENKKARYDQYGHAAFENGGGFSGGGGFGGGMNMDDIFSQFGDIFGGGFGGGGGFSGFGGSGGSRQRRVKGSNLRIRVKLTLEEIANGVEKKVKVRRKVQAEGVSYKTCETCQGSGQMTRITNTILGRMQTSTTCSSCGGAGQTINKRPAGADGQGLKVTEETVLIKIPPGVVEGMQLKVTGKGNEAPGQHGVSGDLLVAIEEKDHEFLKREGDNLHYDLYISFSEAALGSSKEIDTVTGKVRIKVESGVQSGKILRLRGKGIPSINGYGKGDLLVHINVWTPKTLTSEQKSFFEKMADDENFIPNPEKSDKSFFEKVKDMFS
- a CDS encoding nucleotide exchange factor GrpE, yielding MSKKNDTKVEQEQPEVANEATATAETSENTAEVVSAEAKLQEELSKEKDKFLRLFAEFENYKKRTSKERIELFRTAGKDILVAMLPVLDDLDRALVEISKTDEEELKKGVLLISNKLKETLKSKGLGEVEVKAGDTFDAEDHEAVTQIPALSDDMKGKIIDVLEKGYTLGDKIIRYPKVVVGQ
- a CDS encoding YceI family protein, with the protein product MRIKFLSIFALTTLTLFAVSCSGEKKNETDAETAKTEKTISEEAVKYKVDTANTTVTWKGSKAIGGSHNGTMNVTSGAFAVKDGKLESGNFIIDVASLKVVDIPAEDEGNAKLKGHLLSKDFFDAEKHGSAAFSITAVKEENGKTMIEGNLTLKDVKKNISFPATVTVNGNKAMIVSEVFTIDRTDFGMQYGSSSLADTIKDKAISDDVELSVKLVATKQ
- a CDS encoding TIGR01777 family oxidoreductase yields the protein MKILICGATGLIGSALTKLCIQENHQIHYLTTRKSKIEHAENKKGFYWNPAQGEIDTACFEGVEAIINLSGANIAKSWTEAYKEEIMNSRIDTANVLFKAIRNMENHTVKHFISASGIAIYPSSLTEYYTEETEKEATDFLGTVVKQWELHANQFKSLEISVTILRTGLVFSANGGALVEMSKPVKYGVGAAIGSGKQWQSWIHIDDIARMYLHALTNKIIGTYNGVAPNPTTNKLLTKEIASVLKKPFFLPNIPKFMMKLILGEMSTLLFSSQKVSSEKIEKTGFEFKFKELTPALEDVFEK
- the mnmD gene encoding tRNA (5-methylaminomethyl-2-thiouridine)(34)-methyltransferase MnmD is translated as MKRNIITTEDGSTTIHLEEWDEHYHSTHGAIQEAAHVYIKTGLQHLQNTYNPDQIHILEIGFGTGLNAFMTYLETKKHNFNCNYHGVEAYPISSEEIAQLNYVSELKAENEVVIFDKMHVCDWEQEIILSENFKLTKRQQLFHEITDQAKFNLIYFDAFGARVQPELWTVSIFQKMYDALQNKSILVTYAAKGSVRRAMQEVGFAVERLPGPPGKREMLRATKN
- a CDS encoding DUF4920 domain-containing protein encodes the protein MKKILILGVALIAFIGCEDAKNNEKTAQETKEVNATEMAYASFGEKIEADKALSIAEISKKYDNLKVGDTLAVKFMANINSVCASKGCWMRLDAGDEKEVMVKFKDYGFFMPLDATGEVIVDGKAFVQETSVDELKHYAEDAGNSEEEIAKITESKKTLSFIADGVLLKK
- a CDS encoding branched-chain amino acid aminotransferase is translated as MSDHSIDIKISKASKSKIESVDFNNLDFGKVFTDHMFVCDYKNGAWQTPEITPYQPLTIAPSARVFHYGQAVFEGMKAFKDEQDQIWMFRPEDNHDRINKSSVRMAIPEFPKDVFFEGLTQLLHLEKDWIQKGKGNSLYIRPFVIATEEAISASPANTYKFMIICSPAQSYYAGEVRVLFAEEFSRAADGGVGFAKAAGNYGAQFYPTSLANKKGYQQIIWTDASTHEYLEEAGTMNIFFRVGDTLLTTPTSDRILDGITRKSLIQLAEDTNIDVEIRQISVAEIKEAARKGELKEIFGAGTAAVINPISGFEHAGEKFELPKLDDSYATFFKEKLLNIQYNISEDPHGWRFRV